Genomic DNA from Planktomarina temperata RCA23:
AAGTGGCGCTCCTGTACCCCCCTCACAGCCAACCTAATCCCAAACGCAGCCTGTGTAGCGTTCTTAGCAGACAAGAGTGGCCTCGGCGGGCAAAAAGCATTATAGCCAGACGGATAATCTCTGGGCTTGTTTTAAAGTAGCGCAATGGGGTGCATTCACGCACGCGATAAACTCGCCCGCCCACTTCAACCAAGTTTAATATGACAAAGCCAACGCATATCGTAAAAAGTTACATTGACATAATTGTTATTGCGCCGCCTTGTGACACTATGGAACGCAAAACACAGATGGACAGGTTTGGTGCAGTTGCACTTACGCTTTTTGCACTAAACCTAGCCTTCAATCAGGTTGTAATCAAAGTCACAGCTGGAGGATTTGAACCTATTTTTGGAGCTGGTGTGCGGTCCCTTGGTGGCATGTTGGTTTTGTTGCTTTGGATGTCTTGGCGTGATGTTGGGATTGCATTGCCAAGAGCTGCAGTTCTTGGTGCAACAATTTCGGGACTTTTGTTCGCGTTTGAATTCATGTGCCTATTTACTGCCTTAGATTTGACTACTGTGTCGCGGACCTCGATCATCTTTTATTCTATGCCAGTTTGGCTGGCACTATTGGCTCATAAGCTTCTGCCGGGTGAACGCCTGTCAGGTTTGAGGGTAATTGGGCTTATTTTGGCGATGCTGGGTGTGATCTTGGCAGTACTTGATCGTAGCTCGGGTGAGGTTTCGTTATTTGGGGATCTTCTAGCACTAGGTGCCGCTCTAAGTTGGGCTGGAATAGCACTATGCGTTCGGTTAACTCCATTTTCTGAAGTACCTGCGGAGCAGCAGTTGATTTGGCAATTGATCGTTTCCGCACCATTGTTATTGTTAGCTGCAACAATCTTTGGCGGGTATGCGCGTGAAATTGAGCTTATTCATATAGCCGGTATGTTGTTCCAGATTTTTGCGGTTGCTAGCTTTGGGTTTTTGATTTGGTTTGCCTTGATGAAAATTTATCCTGCATCATCTGTTGCATCATTCAGCTTTTTATCTCCTGTATTTGCTGTGATTTTGGGATGGTTAATTTTGGATGAGAAAATAGGCGTACAAATTTGGTTGGCTCTTGGATTGGTTGCCAGTGGGATATTTTTGATCAACCGGCGTTAGGAGCAAAAACGCATGACCACCTAGTCGGGTACTGCGGCGTAATTGGTGCTGAATTTGAGCAAAAATGCAAAACTCTTACTGTAAGGTTTGAGAAAAATATAATGCCTGGGAGAAAAATTAAATGCGTACGGTTATTCTGATATTGTTTATAAGTTTTGCCTCAAATACTTGGGCCAATAATGTTGTTACTGGAAGCGCAGGTAGCAGGTTGTTACGGGAAGTTGTCTCTGAATTTGACAGTCCTTGGGCGATGTCTTTTATTAATAGCGATAGCCTACTTGTCACTACAAAAACTGGAAAACTTTGGCTCGTAAATGCGAATGGTGAACATTCTTTAGTATCTGGAGTTCCAAAGGTTTTTGCAGGTGGTCAAGGGGGATTAGGAGATGTCGTTCTTCATCCAAATTACGAAAAAAATAACCTAGTTTATATTTCTTACATCGATTCAGACGATGCAGGGAGAACACGATATGCGTCCGTAATACGAGGCACATTAAAAAACTCGGACAAACCAAAGCTAAAAAATATTGAAACGATTTGGAAGCAAACACCCGCTCAACCAGGGAAAGGACATTTTTCCCACAGAATTGCATTTGGCCTCGACGGAACGCAACATGCCGGAAAAATTTTCATCACATCTGGCGACCGGCAAGCGCAAGCCCCCGCACAACGATGGGACATGGCATTAGGAAAGATTATCCGCCTTAACGAGGATGGCACCATACCTGTAGACAACCCATTTCAGGACAAAGGTGACCTCGCAAAAACCTTTTGGACAGTCGGCCATAGGAATGCCCTTGGAGTTGCATTTGCCAAAAATGGTCAGCTGTGGGCGCACGAAATGGGTCCCAGGCATGGAGACGAGCTAAATCTGATCCTTGCCGGTGAAAATTACGGATGGCCACTAGTGTCAGAAGGCAATCATTACAGTGGAGCAAGAATTCCCATTCATCAAACGAGAACAGAATTCATGGCGCCAAAACTTTATTGGGTGCCTACGATGGCTCCATCAGGATTATTTTTTTACGAAGGGGACGAGTTTTATGAATGGAATGGAAATGCATTTATTGGAGGATTAAAAAGCAAGGCACTGGTCCGAATAGGCTTTGTTGATGGAGAGCCTTTTGAAGCTGAACGCTTCAGTTGGGCTAAAAGGGTCAGAGATGTAGAAATGGATCATGACGGGGCCATTTGGGTAATAGAAGATGGCCCGAACGGCAGATTAATAAAATTCACAAAACCAACAGAATAAGTTTGTGCAGCGTTGAGGTGGCGCTCCTGTACCCCCTCACAGTCAACCTAACTCCACACTCAGCCCTTGTTGTGCCTTAAGCGGACCAGAGTGACTAAAATTTATAACTTTGATGCAGTCAGTAGTTTAAAGATGAGTTTTCATATACACGTCTCAGTCAACGGTTATTAAATTTGTTAGGGGATGGTTATGCATCAAAAGCAATCATTTTATTTTAGTTTACGCACCTTATTTTTAACCATCGCAATGGCAGCATTGGCGTCTTCAACAACAGCTAGTGAGCTGAAGGTAGATGTTGTGTCGGTAGGTGTTGGTGAACAGGCTGAAAATGGAATGCAAATTAGCGTGCATTATGAAGGTCGACTGAACGATGGCACCGTGTTTGATAGTTCTCAACCACGCGGCGCACCGTTCAGCTTTGTCCTCGGCACTGGGCAGGTAATCAAAGGTTGGGAAACTGGGATTTTGGGAATGCGAGTAGGAGAAAAGCGAATTCTGACTATTCCACCAGAACTGGCATATGGTGTGAAAGGAGCAGGGTCCGCGATACCGCCGAACGCGACCTTAGTGTTCGAGGTTGAAATGGTTGCAATGGCCTGGCCTCCCAAATTGGAGGCTGCCTCGAATGAGGATTTGGAAACGGCTTTGCAAAATGAAACTCTAGTGATTGACATCAGGCGCCCAGAAGAGTGGCGGGCCACAGGCATAATTGAAGGAGCAGAGTTAGTGACTGCCTTTACCAAATCTGGGAGGCTCCATCCAGAATTTCAACAAAAATTTTCATCTCTGGCCACTAATCTTAACACCCCAATAATGCTTTATTGCAGAACCGGCAATCGCACCACCAGCCTAGGCAACGCCCTGCTTAAGCAATTGGGTTTCACAAATGTTGGCCACCTGGAGTCAGGTATCGTGGGTTGGCAAAAAGACAACCGACCTACGGTTGCGTATCAACCTGAATAAGTAATATTTGGACATCTAAAGGCGGATAGAAACATCATGATTTTATTGCTAGTTGGAATTCTCTTATGGAGCCTGTCACATGGGTTTAAACGTATAGCTCCGGCTCACCGAAAAGCCCTTGGGAACCGCGGCAAAATCTTAACAACTGCGGGCATTTTGCTCGGCCTAATTTTAATGATAATCGGCTACCAGCAGGCAGAATTAATTTTGATTTGGTCTCCACCGAAATTTTTAAGACATTTAAACAACTTTCTTATGCTCCTATCCGTAGCCAGTTTCGCTGCTGCACACAGCAAAAGCAGATTTCGACGGTTGCTGCGTCATCCTATGCTTACCTCCGTTAAAATTTGGGCAATCGCACATCTACTTGTGAACGGCGACTTAGCGTCGATTCTCTTGTTTGGCAGCATGTTGCTCTGGGCAGTGTGGACGGTTGTACAGTTGAATCGAGCAGAGAATTGGCAACGACCAGAGCCAGGCAACCCTAAAAGAGACTGGCTTTTTGTAGTCATTACATTGGCCGTCTTCACGGTCATTTCTGGCATCCACGTTTGGCTTGGAGTGTCTCCGTTTGGATCTTATTAGTAAAAACCATAAAAAGATGCTGTCAGACAAATGAGAACTCACATCGGATTGCTAGTGTAGCCTGAATCTACGCACCCAATAATTGGCGCCGCTCAGCGAGCGCAGTGGCACGGTTTGTCTTGAAATTGATGCGTGAATAGAGATGGCGCTCATCTAGGGCTGTACAGTCAACCTAACCCCACACCCAGACTGTGTTGCGCCTTGAGCGAACCATACACCCCCAACAGGAAAACAGCTGCGTAACCGCGCGCCAAAACAAACATGTTTGCATCCACGCGCAGGCGTGCGGGCGCGTGACGCAAATAGCGGGTATGGTCAACCAAAGGGGGGACAGCATCATCGCCAACCGGATGATCTCAGGGCTCGTTTTAAAGTAACTAAATTGAGAGCTTTTTGTCATACGGAGAGCTTAAGAAACCGCCACGTACGGCTCAAGCTCGTTTTATCTGACAGTGCCGCTCTAATTTGTCTTACAGCACCCAATAACCCTCTTTTGATGATTACTAGCACATTTTTGTGCGACATTTAGAGATGGACTGCAATTTCTGAAATTGTAGAAATATCAATCTCCATTATGAAACACCCCCCTATAATAAATTTCTGTTACTGGAAAGCATACGTGCACTCCGCGTACCCGCAGGGCGGTCGTGCCAGAAGGACCCGCTCATTTAGCTTTTTAAAGTTTCTAAACCGTTGCGGCAAAGCAAAAAAGAGGGTAAAGAGCGGCATGAAAACTCCTAAATATTGCCGCCTCGCGCGCCAGCGCGCGTGAGCAACAGTCTCGAACCTAAAATTGAATTGATACAAAGTTTCCGTAAACGCAGACAACACGCGTTACACACGCCGGTTCAGAAATCACCACTTAGAGATTTGACCCGCCCCTACCCGAATACACGAATCTCTTTAGGACTGCGACTTTAGGGAATTTGATTGTACAGGTAATTCTCAGAATGCATTGTGTCGCTAGTGCGATTTCAAAAGTGTAACGTCAAGCGTAACGTGATAAAGCGTTTTTATATATTAATTAATTTTATCAGTTTGATAGTGTCTTAATATGGTGCCCCCACACGGACTCGAACCGCGGACCTACTGATTACAAATCAGTTGCCCATAAAAACTCACACCACAGTTCAAATTGAATCCGATTTGCCAATAAGAGCAATCAAGCTATTTCAACTAATAATTCAATCAGTCTGAGATATACATGAAAGCCAATTTGAACTTCAATCGCCGCCAATGGCTCGCTGCTACTTTTGGATTTTTGGCCACCTCAATAGCCAGCCCCATACTCGCACAGACAAGAATTCGCCGCATCCGGACCCAATATATCGCAGCGCTTGGAGCCGAGGGTGCTACTTCAGGAACAGGCGCGGAAACTTGGGGACTTTGGAAAGAAGATCCTGGTCCAATTGGCGTATGGCTTAGGCTCTATCAGACACTCCAAAAGGCGGGCAATTTGGCCCCTGCTGGCTGGAGGTTTGACATTGATGATTGGTGGCTAGATGAGAACGGCCTGATCATGAAGGCTCCAGAATTTCCAATCCCTGCTGGGCAGTATTTTGTAACAAATGGTGAGGAACACTTCTCTTTACTCACCATCGAGGATCCCGATGCAGAAGGGAAACAATCTTGGTCACTGTCTGACGATAAAACACTTGCTAATGTGACCCATGGGCCCTGTAGATCAGCGCGCTACACGCCAGAGGGTGAAAGCGGCACATGTTCGCCAGAATACGCAGACCGTTCTGCATTCCCATTAAAGCCGGGGGAATCACCCCCATTAGTCAGCGGATGCACTCGCAAAAATTATGCAGTTCTGATTGTGATAGGCATTCCAGTTTAAGTGATGTTACTATAATTAACGTTTATGATAAATATATCAACAAGTTGCAAAATTTCTTAGGTTTCTACCAGTTAACAGTAATGATATGATTGAAGCATGAAAACTGGCCGAACAATTCAGTTTGGCTGGTTATTGGCTTCAATATTGAAGCCCTAAATCAACGGAAGGAGTTGGCATGTTGCTGACCACTTGTTCGTTGGGTCTTGGGGAGCTTCGTTCGTCAAACTCAACACCTCGCAAACACTCTCAACGCCAAATTAAAAAGGCAAAGGACCTCTTTGCAAAACAAAGCATCGTTGTTCCTATTATTGTAGACGAATACCATCACATAATTGATGGGCACCTTAGGTTCATGGTGGCGCGTGAACTTGGTATCGAAAACCTCAACGCAGTTGTTGTCTCTGAGGCGTCAACTGCCGAGATCATCGAACTGGAATTAGCCCTCAACCGCCTCGGAGAAGACAGCAACTGGGATGAGGCGCGCTTAAAGGAAAAGCTAGAGCAGCTCTTAGAGTTCGATGTTGATCTGCGCTTCACAGGGTTTGAACAAGCTGAGATTGATAAATTACTTCACTTTGAAATTATTGATGAGGCAGAACAAGATTGGGGCAACACGGCTCCCGTAACAAGGCCTGGCGATATCTGGCGCGTTGGCGACCACATCATTGCCTGCGTGGACGCATTATCGCCAGAAGCGGCTTTAAGCGAACTTGATGATCTGCCCTTGGCCAAAGTGTGCGTAACAGACCCTCCATACAATGTGCCCACGAAAGGCCACATCAGAACCAGTCATGATCATCAAGAATTTGCCATGGCTGCTGGCGAAATGTCAGACGCAGAGTTCGAGGAATTTCTAAACGCATTTCTTAGATCAGCTCTCAACCTTACAACAGACAAGGCGCTTTTCTATGTCTGTATGGACTGGCGCCATATCAACCATTTGAACGCAGCGGCAAAGACGCAGCAACTGACGCCCCAGAACTTGTGTGTTTGGGCCAAGACAAATGCAGGGATGGGATCCTTTTACCGTTCACAGCATGAATTGGTTGCTGTCTACAGCCGAGCCAAAACCTTCCAAAATAATATCAACCTTGGGGCGAGTGGCCGATACCGGACAAATATTTGGCACTATGATGGCGTAACCAGTTTTGGCCCCACTCGGACCGAAGATTTAATAGATCACCCCACTGTGAAACCCACGAAGCTGATTGCCGACATTCTTTTAGATTGTACCTCGATCGGTGATTGGGTGTTGGATCCGTTTTTAGGAAGCGGCACCAGTTGCCTCGCTGCAGAGCAGGTCAATCGACGCTGTCTTGGACTTGAGTTGGAACCTAAATTTGTCGATGTCGCTCTCAAGCGGCTTAAAGAAAGATGCAGCCTAGACGCAGTTCATGTTCAGACGGGTAAAAGCTATGCTGACATTAGCCGTGAACGTCTTACAAAGAGTGAGGACGCAGCATGACTCATAGAAACCCTCCAAAAAAATATCAGTTCAAAAAAGGCCAGTCCGGCAATCCCAAAGGCCGCCCACGCAAAAAATTGCAAGCCGGCACAACTCTCGCCGATGACCTAAGGCGCGAGCTGAGTGAAGAAATTATGGTCAAGAAAAATGGAGAGACCAAGCGCGTTACCAAGCAAAGCGCTTTAATATCTTCAATAGCAACCTCGGCAATAAATGGCGGCAGTAGCCAGCAACGCCTCCTTGTCCAAATTCTAAGCATGTCTGGCATGGACAAAGACAACGCCATCGACGCTGAAGAGCTCCAGAGACATGACGAAGCGCTTTTGTTGGAATTGCAGAAACTTGGTCTCAAGATTGATTAGGCCGATCATGACACATAACATAAGCCAGAGAACTTCAGAGGCCCTTCTTCGGCGGTCGCCCAGCCTGTTCTTCACGCATTTATTTCCAAAGATCGATACCGTTCGCAACTTTGAGTGCCCGTGGTACCTTCATGCCATAAGCAAATACTTGCTTGAGATGTACTACGGCACTTGTCCTCGCTTGATCCTTAACGCTCCACCACGCTCGTTGAAAACCTCTTTGGCAAACACCTATTTTATACCTTGGCTTCTCGGAAAGGATCCATCCACAAAAGTGATGGTTGTCACCTACGGCGACGACCTTTCTTCAACACTCGCAAAAGCCACGAAGAAAGTGTTTCTGCATCCAGCCTATAAGAAAATCTTTCCCCATACCGTTTTAGAAAATGACAATATGCAAGCCACTCGGCTGCGCACATCAAAAGGCGGCCATGTTATCTTCACCTCCCTACATGGAGTGATGACCGGCCTTGGTGCAGATTGGATTATCCTCGATGACCCCCTACAGGTGGCCCATATGCGGTCTGAGACCCGCCTGGATGACGTCATCCGAGTATTTAAGCAAAGTGTCAGCACGCGTCTCAACAATCCAAAGAATGGTAAGATACTTCTCATACAGCAACGCATCAGCCCAAATGATTTGTGCGGCGCATTAACTGATACGCCCATGCATCCTTGGAAAATTTTATGCCTGCCAGCCCGCTTTGATGAGCCAGCCCAATTTGATTTAGGGCTATTTGGAAAGAAAGATGTTGAAACAGGGGATCTTCTAACACCTGCGCGAATGCCAGAGGCTTTTCTCAATGAGAAAAAAGCTGAGATGGGCGATGCAGCCTATTATGCGCAGTATTTACAAAAGCCTCTTCATGAGAGCGACTGTCCGATTGATTTTAAGAAAATTAAGCACATCAGTAGGGAGGAGTTTGATGAAATCAGTCTTGCACCCACAATTTATCAAAGCTGGGATACGGCGCTCTCGGACAAACCATCCGCCGATTATTCTGCAGTAACAACTTGGGCAAAGTTTGAGGATGGCCGTTATGTATTGCTTGATGCAGCGCGCTACCGCGTCACGAGCGAAAAACTTCAAAGCAAAATCGTGCAGCAAGCACGGGCGCATTCCGCACGATTTGTTTGCATTGAAAAGGCAAATCATGCGGCTGATCTTATTCGAATGGTCGCACCTGAGATGCCGGATGGGTGCATTGTGAGATCCGTACCAACAGGTGGAACCTCTAAAATGCAGCGGCTGGAGGCACAGCTGCATAAGATCAACACTGGCAAAGTGTTCTTCTTAAGTGACGAGCCGAACCTTGAGCTTGTTAACAATGAGCTGCGGCAATTCCCGAATGGACGCTACGATGACCTGGTCGATAGCTTCTCACAGGCGCTTGCTCAAATGGGGACTGGAAGCGGCGTACCATTTTGGCGCATTAGCTGAGACGGATAAATCTGAAACTTTGGACTGGACTACGCCCCAACCGTAAGCCTGTATGCTCCTAAGCTCGAATACCATCGGGCTTTGCTCAGTGACAATGATCACAAGGAGCAAAATTTGGACCCCTCATTTGAAACTTTAAAAACCGCAAGCCGCGCTGATCTCATTGATGCATGGCGCGAGGCTATCGGCAGGCCGGCACCAAAACACATTAGTCGATCACTTTTGATCACCGTTCTTTCTTTTGAGCAGCAGGCAAAACAATATGGGAGGTCAAACCAAAGGTTCCGTCAAGCCTTGGAGCGGCAAGTTAGCGGCAAAGCCTCCAAGCCCAAGCTGCAATCAGGAACGCGGTTTGTACGCGAGCATCATGGCAAGACCCATGTTGTCGACGTAGACGCGTCGGGAGCCTTTATCTGGCGGGGCAAGCCCTTTGCATCCCTATCTCAGGTCGCCAAGCAAATATGCGGCTATCACTGCTCAGGACACAAATTCTTCGGGGTAACAAAATGAGTGCAGCCCATCATCAAAAAACCCGTGCAGCTATCTATACGCGAAAATCTAGGGAAGAAGGTCTCGAGCAGGAGTTCAATTCTTTAGACGCCCAACATGAGGCCTGCGCGGCCTACATTACCAGCCAACGACATGAGGGCTGGAAACAATTAAAGGGCCGCTTCGATGACGGAGGGGTATCAGGAGGAACTATGGATCGCCCTGCCCTCACGCGCCTTTTGGCGGATGTAGATCAAGGCCTGGTTGATATGATCGTTGTCTATAAGATCGACCGATTGACGCGCTCCTTGAGCGACTTTGCCAAATTAATTGACCGGCTGGAGGCGAAGGGCTGCTCTTTTGTGTCCGTGACACAATCTTTTAATACGTCGACATCCATGGGGCGCCTAACACTGAATGTGCTTCTATCATTTGCTCAATTTGAGCGTGAAGTCACAGCCGATCGCATTCGCGATAAAATTGCGGCCTCAAAAAAGAAGGGTATGTGGATGGGCGGCCGGGTGCCCTGGGGATACGCCATTCATCCCGATCCAAAGGTTCAATCCTTAGAGATACATCTCGAGCATGCCAAAGATATCCAACGGATATATGATCTATACGAGGAACTTGGATGCTTAGCGCAGGTTAAAAGCCAAATTGATAGCCTATGGCCAGAGCGCAATTATAGCCGTGGCCGTATCTATAAAATCTTAACCAACCCAATCTATATTGGTAAGATCCGCCACAAGACCGACATCTATGAAGGCCTTCATTCCGCCATCATCGATGTGGCGCAATTTAACCGGGTTCAAGAACAGCTCAAACTCAAATCAGCCATCAAACGTGGGACCCACCCTACGCGAGGATTGTCCGCCTGCTTGATCGGAAAAATCTACGACGAGACTGGAGATCGCCTTACGCCCTCCAACACAAAGCGCAAGGGCCGTGTACATCGATATTACTACTCCAATCGCCTAACAATTAAAGGTGCTGATCCAACAGGCTGGCGCATCAAAGCTGAGACCCTTGAGACAGCTTTATCTTCGATGGTGAAATCCAATCTTATGCAGGCCTTCCAGGCCACTGATATAGAAGATGGCCTCACAGCTCATGAGCTTACCCAATACATAACTTGTATAGAAACACTGAAGTCCCAAGCAGCATTAAAGCTCATCTCTCGCGTAGATTTAACCAAAGGCAATATAACGATCGCCATTAATCAAAAGGAGCTTGAGAAGCTTCTCCAATGCTCTTCAAACCTAATAGAGGCAGAGCGATTAACATTTAACGAACCCATTACATTCCAACGCAGGCAAAATGGTACAAAGCTTTTCTGGGCCCAATATGAAACAGGCCCGAGACTGCATCTCATCAAGGCCCTTCACGATGCTCACACCTGGCTTGATCTGCTAAAATCCGGCAAACAAATTACCGACATTACTCAAGCCACAGGACTTCTCGACGGGACTATTTGGAAGCGTGTTCGGCTCGCATGTCTGTCGCCAAAAGTTCAAAAGGCCATCCTTAACGGAACATTAAATCCAGAGTTCACCATTCGCTATTTGCAAAGCAAGCGTGTGCCTGCAACCTGGGTTGAGCAAGACAAGCTCTTAATCAGCAAAGTTCCCTGTTAATGCCTATTTGATTCCCTGTTAATTTTGCCCAGCGCGCTTCTAAACACCAATAATTTATGGCTATTACAGCGTTTTTAGACATTTCCAGAACCCAAAAAAAAGAAAGTTCCCTGTTAATTTCCCTGTTAATTGCAAAAAACAGGGAAACTCGTGCTGCCGAAATATTGCCTCTGAGGAATAGGTTGAAACGGGGTAATTCTTGCGCGAGAGAAAATCCTCAGATCAAAAATCTGAAAATAACAGCCTGAAAACACGGGTATAAAAACCGGTTATATGAAGCTGTTGGATGTGAGAGAAATCAGTGGCGGACCGAGGAGCCGCCATAATACTATCCGCATTTGTCGAAATTCGTCGCATCAAAACTATACTATCAGCAACTTACACGAATACCATGTTTTTATCTGTTGCAACTCGTCTGACCTAATGTGATTATTTATGGCGGGTAGGTAGAGGGATAAAAGATGCCAAAGAAGGTTGCGGAACTGTCTGCCAAGGAAGTGCGGGACCTAAAATACTCAGGTCGTGGGTTGAATATAACCTATTCCGTAGGTGGTGTTGCCGGCCTCTTGGTGCAGATCACATCGACAGGCGCACGCTCTTGGGTGTTGCGTACAATGATAGGAAGCAAGCGCCGCGAAATTGGCCTTGGCGGATTTCCTGACGTTTCTCTTTCTCAAGCCCGCGAGCGAGCACGTGAGGCCAAAGAAGCTATCCGCCAAGGCATTGACCCAATAGAGCAAAGACGCGCAGCACGGGCTGCGCTAAAAGCAGAACAAGCGCGCGGCTTGACCTTTGCAAAAGCTATGGAGGCGTATCTTGAAATCAAACTGACAGAGTTTGGCAACAGCAGACACCGCAAGCAATGGCGTGCCAGTCTGGATGCCTACGCCGTGCCAACCCTTGGCCCAATGTTGGTCAGTGAAATATCGGTCCATGAAATTGCCCGTGCTTTAGAGCCTATCTGGACCACGAAAACAGAAACAGCGTCCCGCTTGCGTGGTCGCATTGAGTCCGTAATGGCGTGGGCAACAGTGCAAGGTCACAGAGAAGGTGACAACCCTGCCCGTTGGCGGGGCAACCTCGACGCGATCCTGCCCAAGCCATCGAAGGTTGCCAAGGTTACACACCATCCCGCGCTTGCTCTTGCTGACATATCGTCATGGTTTGCCGATCTACGCAAACGCGACGGGATGGCGACGCAAGCGCTTGAATTCCTGACAATGACCGCAGCACGATCTGGGGAGGTGCGCGGCGCGACATGGGCCGAGATCGACATCAAGGCGGCTTTGTGGACAATTCCAGCAGATCGAATGAAAGCCAGCAAAGAACACCGCGTGCCACTCACAGCTGATGCAGTAGAATTGCTGAAGGCATTACCCAGAATGACAGGCAGCGAATTCGTTTTTCCTGCAGCACGTGGCGGGCAGTTGTCGGATATGAGCCTAAGCGCGTGCATGAACCGCATACACAAGGCCAAACCCGATCGATACTTAGACTCACGATCTGGACGCCCAGCGGTGCCACATGGGATTCGCAGCGCGTTTCGAGATTGGGCATCAGAGCACACCGACTATCCCCGCGAAATGGCTGAAATCAGTCTAGCACACACTGTCGGAAGTGAAGTCGAAAGAGCCTATCGACGCGGTGATCAGATGGAAAAACGGCGTGCTATGATGGCCGATTGGGGCAAGTTTTTAAATAACGGAATTGAGGGGCATAAGTCATGAAAGCCAAAACAAGGCTTGCCAGCAAAGCCAAGCCAGTAGCGGTTAAAATGGCAGTAGAATGTGAAAAACTGGCCCAAGAGGCAGGCGAAAAATATCGACTTGCGTTAACAAATGAGGACAAGTTCGCAGCACTGGAGGCGCAAAGTAGCTACAATCAACTGGCCGCCGACTGGCGTGCAACAGCACTTAGGGCCGAAGAATTAAGCCCGCAAAAATTTACGGGGCGCAACAATGGACCAAACGCGCAAACCCTTAAACGGGTTCAATTCATAAATGAAGTTTCAAGCGCGATTGGACCTGCAAGCCATGAAGCAATCGCATCCGAGGCAGCGGGTAAAAACTATGCAAAGAAAGCAAAGGCGTTATGGTCCGGAAAATCAATAGATCGCGAATCTAAGATACTGAACTTCATGAGGAATAACGCAAAAAATCTAAGTCTAACTTTCAAAGACTAGACCCCTTGGGGTGTTCTTTTTCGTCGGAATTTAGCTTCATTAATCTGCATCACTTTAAACAAAAAGGATGCATGACAATGCAAACAACGCTGACCCCCACACCCAAAAATAGAAGACAGGCTTTTCTTTCTGATCGACAGGTGGCTGAACGCTATAG
This window encodes:
- a CDS encoding FKBP-type peptidyl-prolyl cis-trans isomerase → MHQKQSFYFSLRTLFLTIAMAALASSTTASELKVDVVSVGVGEQAENGMQISVHYEGRLNDGTVFDSSQPRGAPFSFVLGTGQVIKGWETGILGMRVGEKRILTIPPELAYGVKGAGSAIPPNATLVFEVEMVAMAWPPKLEAASNEDLETALQNETLVIDIRRPEEWRATGIIEGAELVTAFTKSGRLHPEFQQKFSSLATNLNTPIMLYCRTGNRTTSLGNALLKQLGFTNVGHLESGIVGWQKDNRPTVAYQPE
- a CDS encoding NnrU family protein, translating into MILLLVGILLWSLSHGFKRIAPAHRKALGNRGKILTTAGILLGLILMIIGYQQAELILIWSPPKFLRHLNNFLMLLSVASFAAAHSKSRFRRLLRHPMLTSVKIWAIAHLLVNGDLASILLFGSMLLWAVWTVVQLNRAENWQRPEPGNPKRDWLFVVITLAVFTVISGIHVWLGVSPFGSY
- a CDS encoding PQQ-dependent sugar dehydrogenase, producing MRTVILILFISFASNTWANNVVTGSAGSRLLREVVSEFDSPWAMSFINSDSLLVTTKTGKLWLVNANGEHSLVSGVPKVFAGGQGGLGDVVLHPNYEKNNLVYISYIDSDDAGRTRYASVIRGTLKNSDKPKLKNIETIWKQTPAQPGKGHFSHRIAFGLDGTQHAGKIFITSGDRQAQAPAQRWDMALGKIIRLNEDGTIPVDNPFQDKGDLAKTFWTVGHRNALGVAFAKNGQLWAHEMGPRHGDELNLILAGENYGWPLVSEGNHYSGARIPIHQTRTEFMAPKLYWVPTMAPSGLFFYEGDEFYEWNGNAFIGGLKSKALVRIGFVDGEPFEAERFSWAKRVRDVEMDHDGAIWVIEDGPNGRLIKFTKPTE
- the terL gene encoding phage terminase large subunit, with protein sequence MTHNISQRTSEALLRRSPSLFFTHLFPKIDTVRNFECPWYLHAISKYLLEMYYGTCPRLILNAPPRSLKTSLANTYFIPWLLGKDPSTKVMVVTYGDDLSSTLAKATKKVFLHPAYKKIFPHTVLENDNMQATRLRTSKGGHVIFTSLHGVMTGLGADWIILDDPLQVAHMRSETRLDDVIRVFKQSVSTRLNNPKNGKILLIQQRISPNDLCGALTDTPMHPWKILCLPARFDEPAQFDLGLFGKKDVETGDLLTPARMPEAFLNEKKAEMGDAAYYAQYLQKPLHESDCPIDFKKIKHISREEFDEISLAPTIYQSWDTALSDKPSADYSAVTTWAKFEDGRYVLLDAARYRVTSEKLQSKIVQQARAHSARFVCIEKANHAADLIRMVAPEMPDGCIVRSVPTGGTSKMQRLEAQLHKINTGKVFFLSDEPNLELVNNELRQFPNGRYDDLVDSFSQALAQMGTGSGVPFWRIS
- a CDS encoding DNA modification methylase encodes the protein MLLTTCSLGLGELRSSNSTPRKHSQRQIKKAKDLFAKQSIVVPIIVDEYHHIIDGHLRFMVARELGIENLNAVVVSEASTAEIIELELALNRLGEDSNWDEARLKEKLEQLLEFDVDLRFTGFEQAEIDKLLHFEIIDEAEQDWGNTAPVTRPGDIWRVGDHIIACVDALSPEAALSELDDLPLAKVCVTDPPYNVPTKGHIRTSHDHQEFAMAAGEMSDAEFEEFLNAFLRSALNLTTDKALFYVCMDWRHINHLNAAAKTQQLTPQNLCVWAKTNAGMGSFYRSQHELVAVYSRAKTFQNNINLGASGRYRTNIWHYDGVTSFGPTRTEDLIDHPTVKPTKLIADILLDCTSIGDWVLDPFLGSGTSCLAAEQVNRRCLGLELEPKFVDVALKRLKERCSLDAVHVQTGKSYADISRERLTKSEDAA
- a CDS encoding DUF5681 domain-containing protein, with amino-acid sequence MTHRNPPKKYQFKKGQSGNPKGRPRKKLQAGTTLADDLRRELSEEIMVKKNGETKRVTKQSALISSIATSAINGGSSQQRLLVQILSMSGMDKDNAIDAEELQRHDEALLLELQKLGLKID
- a CDS encoding EamA family transporter, whose amino-acid sequence is MERKTQMDRFGAVALTLFALNLAFNQVVIKVTAGGFEPIFGAGVRSLGGMLVLLLWMSWRDVGIALPRAAVLGATISGLLFAFEFMCLFTALDLTTVSRTSIIFYSMPVWLALLAHKLLPGERLSGLRVIGLILAMLGVILAVLDRSSGEVSLFGDLLALGAALSWAGIALCVRLTPFSEVPAEQQLIWQLIVSAPLLLLAATIFGGYAREIELIHIAGMLFQIFAVASFGFLIWFALMKIYPASSVASFSFLSPVFAVILGWLILDEKIGVQIWLALGLVASGIFLINRR